In one Paraburkholderia azotifigens genomic region, the following are encoded:
- a CDS encoding response regulator transcription factor, producing MRVLLVEDDLQIGQSLMRALQDADYSVDWVRDGNAGSAAIAAAEYTVVLLDLGLPGMGGIELLKTARGAGNTVPVLILTARDDLDARVQGLDVGADDYVLKPFDVPELMARMRAVLRRKAGYASSRLGDDALNLDLDKRTLCCNGVSSVLSAREFALMLAFLERPGTILSRDQLEDKLYGWGKEVESNAVDVLIHSVRKKFGQSVIRNVRGLGWTVMLGDTPKT from the coding sequence ATGCGAGTGCTACTGGTTGAAGACGATCTGCAGATTGGCCAAAGTCTGATGCGCGCGCTGCAGGACGCGGACTACAGCGTCGACTGGGTGCGCGACGGCAACGCAGGCAGCGCGGCCATCGCGGCCGCCGAATACACCGTCGTGCTGCTCGATCTCGGCTTGCCCGGCATGGGCGGCATCGAATTGCTGAAGACGGCGCGCGGCGCGGGCAATACGGTGCCCGTGCTGATCCTCACGGCACGCGACGATCTCGACGCGCGCGTGCAAGGCCTCGACGTCGGCGCCGACGACTACGTGCTCAAACCCTTCGACGTACCCGAACTGATGGCGCGCATGCGCGCCGTGCTGCGCCGCAAGGCGGGCTATGCGTCGTCGCGCCTCGGCGACGATGCCCTGAACCTCGATCTCGACAAGCGCACGCTGTGTTGCAACGGCGTGTCCTCGGTGCTGTCGGCGCGCGAATTCGCGCTGATGCTCGCGTTTCTCGAACGGCCGGGCACGATCCTGTCGCGAGACCAGCTCGAAGACAAGCTGTACGGCTGGGGCAAGGAAGTCGAGAGCAACGCCGTCGATGTGCTGATTCATTCCGTGCGCAAGAAATTCGGGCAATCGGTGATCCGCAATGTGCGCGGTCTCGGCTGGACGGTGATGCTCGGCGACACGCCCAAGACCTGA
- a CDS encoding LysR substrate-binding domain-containing protein — MPLRLPPLNSLRFFEAAARLGSFKLAAAELNVTPSAVSHGIVALEETLGVALFTREPRKLSLTPAGELYFPYIAEAFSLILLGTQRLPDGRTHRKIAVSCAPTLAVRWLVPRLHDFRTQWPSIDVSVDTSRRQVGFPIDGFDFGIRLSRGPVPGSDWNRLFGEQLVPVCSPAYRETLRDAHGSVDLRRATLIHVDTASDDWQAWLDGAGIVEIDATGGLRFDTIQLALEAATTGMGVAIGRRPLVDRELDAGALVEASTLCVDAKTSYWLVSAESADGTDERPELQAFRRWLLHEALAFQDAAQHEATPTHE; from the coding sequence ATGCCGCTTCGTTTGCCTCCGCTGAACTCGCTGCGTTTCTTCGAGGCGGCCGCGCGGCTTGGCAGCTTCAAGCTCGCCGCCGCGGAACTCAATGTCACGCCGAGCGCGGTCAGTCACGGCATCGTCGCGCTCGAAGAGACGCTGGGCGTTGCGCTGTTCACCCGCGAGCCGCGCAAGCTGTCGCTGACGCCCGCAGGCGAACTGTATTTCCCGTACATCGCCGAAGCGTTCTCGCTGATCCTGCTCGGCACGCAACGGCTGCCCGACGGCCGCACGCATCGCAAGATCGCCGTGAGCTGCGCGCCGACGCTCGCCGTGCGCTGGCTCGTGCCGCGCCTGCACGACTTTCGCACGCAGTGGCCGAGCATCGATGTGTCCGTCGATACCTCGCGCCGCCAGGTCGGCTTTCCCATCGACGGTTTCGATTTCGGCATCCGCCTGAGCCGTGGCCCCGTGCCCGGCAGCGACTGGAACCGGCTGTTCGGCGAGCAGCTCGTGCCCGTGTGCAGTCCCGCGTATCGCGAGACCTTGCGCGACGCGCACGGCAGCGTCGACCTGCGCCGCGCGACGCTTATTCACGTCGATACCGCGAGCGACGACTGGCAGGCGTGGCTCGACGGCGCAGGCATCGTCGAGATCGACGCGACGGGCGGCTTGCGCTTCGACACGATCCAGCTCGCCCTCGAAGCGGCGACGACGGGCATGGGCGTCGCGATCGGCAGACGGCCGCTGGTGGACCGCGAGCTCGATGCGGGCGCACTCGTCGAAGCGAGCACGCTGTGCGTCGATGCAAAAACGTCGTACTGGCTGGTCAGCGCGGAAAGTGCGGACGGTACGGACGAGCGGCCCGAGTTGCAGGCGTTCAGACGCTGGCTATTGCACGAAGCGCTCGCGTTTCAGGACGCCGCTCAGCACGAAGCCACTCCCACTCACGAGTGA
- a CDS encoding MFS transporter — MSTTRSAYAAPLKNPTLYVIVAAALILSAAMGIRQTFGLFIGPFSYDRGLPVTLIAFAIALHNLVWGFAQPFAGAAADRYGAAPVVAFGAATFAAGLALAASAPSAIALIAGLGLLVGIGVSCTTFGVVLTAVGRVATPAQRSMAMGIASAGGSLGQVLMVPFAQLVRETSGVSTSLFALAFLMLAAAPFGILLDRRRDASAPGAAASGAASPAAASLRETLAYATQHRGYRLLTLGFFTCGFQLAFIATHLPGYLSLCHMPMGLGATALALIGLFNMAGSWACGWLGGRYRQQHVLGWLYLIRGATIAAFFLLPKSTVSVVLFAAVMGLTWLGTVPLTSGLIARVFGTRHLGTLFGVVFLSHQLGSFLGAWLGGYVFDATGSYTPIWAATALAGLCAALLHFPIDDSVHASAEPARA; from the coding sequence ATGTCGACGACCCGATCCGCTTACGCAGCACCCCTGAAGAACCCGACGCTCTATGTGATCGTCGCCGCCGCGCTGATCCTGAGCGCGGCAATGGGCATCCGCCAAACCTTCGGCCTGTTTATCGGGCCGTTTTCCTACGACCGTGGCCTGCCCGTCACGCTGATCGCCTTTGCCATCGCGCTGCACAATCTGGTGTGGGGCTTCGCGCAGCCGTTCGCGGGCGCGGCCGCCGACCGCTACGGCGCCGCGCCCGTCGTCGCGTTCGGCGCGGCCACGTTCGCGGCAGGCCTCGCGCTCGCGGCGAGCGCGCCGTCGGCCATCGCGCTGATTGCCGGGCTCGGGCTGCTGGTCGGCATCGGCGTAAGCTGCACGACCTTCGGTGTCGTGCTGACGGCCGTGGGACGCGTCGCGACGCCCGCCCAGCGCAGCATGGCGATGGGCATCGCGAGCGCGGGCGGCTCGCTCGGACAAGTGCTGATGGTGCCGTTCGCGCAACTGGTGCGCGAAACGTCGGGCGTCTCGACGTCGCTCTTCGCGCTCGCATTTCTGATGCTCGCGGCCGCGCCCTTCGGCATTCTGCTCGATCGCCGCCGGGACGCGAGCGCACCGGGGGCGGCCGCATCCGGAGCCGCATCGCCCGCTGCCGCGTCGCTGCGCGAAACGCTGGCATACGCAACGCAGCATCGCGGCTACCGGCTGCTGACGCTCGGCTTTTTCACCTGCGGCTTCCAGCTCGCGTTCATTGCCACGCATCTGCCCGGCTATCTGTCGCTATGCCACATGCCGATGGGACTCGGCGCCACCGCGCTTGCGCTGATCGGCCTCTTCAACATGGCGGGCAGTTGGGCGTGCGGCTGGCTGGGCGGGCGCTATCGTCAGCAGCATGTGCTCGGCTGGCTGTATCTGATCCGCGGCGCGACGATTGCCGCCTTCTTCCTGCTGCCGAAGTCGACGGTATCCGTCGTGCTGTTCGCGGCCGTGATGGGCCTGACGTGGCTCGGCACCGTGCCGCTCACGAGCGGCCTGATCGCCAGGGTTTTCGGCACCCGGCACCTGGGCACGCTGTTCGGCGTGGTGTTTCTCAGCCATCAGCTCGGCTCGTTTCTCGGCGCATGGCTCGGCGGCTATGTGTTCGACGCGACGGGCTCGTACACGCCGATCTGGGCCGCGACGGCGCTCGCCGGACTGTGCGCCGCGCTGCTGCATTTCCCTATCGACGACAGCGTTCATGCAAGCGCCGAACCCGCGCGCGCATGA
- a CDS encoding sensor histidine kinase — translation MSMPKIRSLRNQLVLALCVLVSVVGVVQGVSSWQLAKAGMSALLDLRLEQAASRLYKSGLAESLPAIPARGSQPERDIYVTVWKEGIETPYRSTDPSLALPRDAEPGFTTAMVAGESWRIYTLRETSTTIQVAQRSRVRHELAQERSLNTLWPMIVLVPLVWIAVLLVVRRALRRLTRLGAQVKSIDMTHFERLSTSGVPTEIRPFITSINTMIERLEQSIESERKFISDAAHELRTPLTALQLQADNLQPHIAPGNQERFRELQSGIRRSGRMIAQLLKLARADAALKADTLTRVDVSAVVVDAVAEVLPIAMQRGIDIGADEMTSAHVRANEADIGIALRNLVSNAIRYTPDGGKVDLSVQLRDGMAWIEVVDTGPGIDEAQLPRVFDRFFRANTQIEGSGLGLSIVQAIVNKYGGAANLRNRTDGQSGIVASIGFPAVP, via the coding sequence ATGTCCATGCCCAAGATCCGTTCGCTCAGAAATCAACTCGTGCTCGCCCTGTGTGTGCTGGTGAGCGTCGTCGGCGTGGTGCAGGGCGTCAGCTCGTGGCAACTGGCCAAGGCGGGCATGAGCGCACTGCTCGATCTGCGTCTCGAACAGGCGGCGTCGAGGCTCTACAAGAGCGGCCTTGCCGAGTCGCTGCCCGCGATTCCCGCGCGCGGCTCGCAGCCGGAGCGCGATATCTACGTCACGGTCTGGAAGGAGGGCATCGAGACGCCGTACCGCTCGACGGATCCGTCGCTCGCATTGCCGCGCGATGCCGAGCCGGGCTTCACGACGGCGATGGTGGCGGGCGAAAGCTGGCGCATCTACACGCTGCGCGAGACGTCGACGACGATCCAGGTCGCACAGCGCTCGCGTGTGCGCCATGAACTCGCGCAGGAGCGTTCGCTGAATACGCTATGGCCGATGATCGTGCTGGTGCCGCTCGTGTGGATTGCCGTGCTGCTCGTCGTGCGGCGCGCGTTGCGCCGCCTGACGCGCCTCGGCGCGCAGGTGAAGTCGATCGACATGACGCATTTCGAGCGGCTGTCCACCTCAGGCGTGCCGACGGAGATCCGCCCGTTCATCACATCGATCAACACGATGATCGAGCGTCTCGAACAGTCGATCGAGAGCGAACGCAAGTTCATTTCGGATGCCGCGCACGAATTGCGCACGCCGCTCACCGCGCTGCAGTTGCAGGCGGACAATCTGCAGCCGCATATCGCGCCGGGCAATCAGGAGCGTTTTCGCGAACTGCAGAGCGGCATCCGGCGCAGCGGCCGGATGATCGCGCAGTTGCTGAAGCTGGCGCGCGCCGATGCGGCGCTGAAGGCGGACACATTGACGCGCGTCGACGTCTCCGCCGTGGTCGTCGATGCCGTCGCGGAAGTGTTGCCTATCGCGATGCAGCGCGGCATCGACATCGGCGCCGACGAAATGACAAGCGCCCATGTGCGCGCGAACGAAGCCGATATCGGCATTGCGCTGCGCAACCTCGTGAGCAACGCGATCCGCTATACGCCCGACGGCGGCAAGGTCGATCTGAGCGTGCAACTGCGCGACGGCATGGCGTGGATCGAAGTCGTCGATACGGGGCCGGGCATCGACGAGGCGCAACTGCCGCGCGTGTTCGACCGCTTTTTCCGCGCGAATACGCAGATCGAAGGGAGCGGGCTGGGTCTGTCGATCGTGCAGGCGATCGTGAACAAGTACGGCGGCGCGGCGAATCTGCGCAATCGCACGGATGGACAGTCGGGCATCGTCGCCTCGATCGGTTTCCCGGCCGTACCCTAA
- a CDS encoding zinc ribbon domain-containing protein produces MPVYDYECADCGAFEAVRRIAQRDEPMACPRCGTTAERVRTGAPALLGGASGGASGGVSDSEGGYGMRHRGCSCCP; encoded by the coding sequence ATGCCTGTGTACGACTACGAGTGCGCCGACTGCGGCGCTTTTGAAGCAGTGCGGCGCATCGCCCAACGCGACGAGCCCATGGCCTGCCCCCGCTGCGGCACGACCGCGGAGCGCGTGCGAACGGGCGCGCCTGCGTTGCTGGGCGGCGCATCGGGTGGCGCCTCGGGTGGTGTATCCGACAGCGAAGGCGGATATGGCATGCGGCATCGCGGCTGCTCATGCTGTCCATGA
- a CDS encoding TauD/TfdA dioxygenase family protein, whose product MSNTQTALASSNAGAIAAHAAPETLDVRRVAGRIGAEIRGIKLSGAIDAQTFDAIHAALLRHKVLFFRGQQHLDDAGQEAFARRFGETVAHPTVPSVDGSRHLLELDSQHGARANSWHTDVTFVDAYPKISILRAVVIPPYGGDTVWANTAAAYEHLPEPLRRLADTLWALHTNAYDYASSHANADGEQLKRYREVFTSTVYETEHPVVRVHPETGERSLVLGHFVQRLKGLPASESAHLLQVFHDHVTRLENTVRWNWTQGDVAIWDNRATQHYAINDYGDAHRVVRRATVHGDVPVSIDGKQSVVVRGGETLQ is encoded by the coding sequence ATGTCGAATACGCAAACGGCCCTTGCCTCGTCGAACGCGGGCGCCATCGCCGCGCATGCGGCGCCCGAAACGCTCGACGTGCGCCGCGTAGCCGGGCGCATCGGCGCCGAGATCCGGGGCATCAAGCTGTCCGGCGCGATCGATGCACAGACCTTCGATGCCATCCACGCCGCGCTCCTCAGGCACAAGGTGCTGTTCTTCCGCGGCCAGCAGCATCTCGACGACGCCGGCCAGGAAGCCTTTGCGCGGCGCTTCGGCGAGACTGTCGCACATCCGACCGTGCCGTCCGTCGACGGCAGCCGGCATCTGCTCGAACTCGACTCGCAGCACGGCGCGCGGGCGAACTCGTGGCATACGGACGTCACCTTCGTCGACGCGTATCCGAAGATTTCGATCCTGCGCGCGGTCGTGATTCCGCCCTATGGCGGCGACACGGTGTGGGCCAACACGGCTGCCGCGTACGAGCATCTGCCCGAGCCCCTGCGCCGGCTGGCCGACACGCTGTGGGCGCTGCACACGAATGCGTACGACTACGCGTCGTCGCACGCGAATGCCGACGGCGAGCAGCTGAAGCGCTATCGCGAAGTGTTCACGTCGACGGTCTACGAAACGGAGCATCCCGTCGTGCGCGTGCATCCCGAAACGGGCGAGCGCTCGCTCGTGCTCGGTCATTTCGTGCAGCGTCTGAAGGGTCTCCCGGCGAGCGAATCGGCGCATCTGCTGCAGGTCTTCCATGACCACGTCACGCGGCTCGAAAACACGGTGCGCTGGAACTGGACGCAAGGCGACGTGGCGATCTGGGACAACCGCGCGACCCAGCATTACGCGATCAACGACTACGGCGACGCGCATCGCGTCGTGCGGCGCGCGACGGTGCACGGCGACGTGCCCGTCAGCATCGACGGCAAGCAGAGCGTGGTGGTGCGAGGCGGCGAAACACTGCAGTGA
- a CDS encoding DUF3563 family protein: MFSEIARRFGTLLTHSRESEREAWLASSPDLAELERRMRMTDDADYPFHVHSSVMPRDWIA; the protein is encoded by the coding sequence ATGTTTAGCGAAATCGCACGCCGTTTCGGCACGCTGCTCACCCACTCACGCGAAAGCGAACGCGAAGCCTGGCTCGCGTCGTCGCCGGATCTTGCCGAGCTCGAACGCCGCATGCGCATGACCGACGACGCCGACTATCCGTTCCACGTGCACTCGAGCGTCATGCCGCGCGACTGGATTGCATAA
- a CDS encoding glutathione S-transferase C-terminal domain-containing protein → MLTLYSYPDLFGVADNNAFGLKVYAFMRLCGLDFEHRHILDTSHAPRGQLPYLSDDGETVGDSDAIIAYLKDRYDLRIDSALSQGQLNLDFLVRRTLDDLYWPMSYSRWRDERYWPAFRDAVLREHTDVTASALEGAREYNGQRYHYQGIGRYEPDQVYARGIGDLRVVADLLGDSGFVFGTQPATIHAAIYGFVANIYFYEIDTPLKAFVLSRPELVRHCLAVHGRIAKTA, encoded by the coding sequence ATGCTGACGCTCTACTCGTATCCGGATCTGTTCGGTGTCGCCGACAACAACGCGTTCGGTCTGAAGGTCTACGCGTTCATGCGGCTGTGCGGGCTCGATTTCGAGCATCGGCATATTCTCGACACGTCGCACGCACCGCGCGGCCAGTTGCCGTATCTGTCGGACGATGGCGAAACGGTCGGCGACAGCGACGCGATCATCGCGTATCTGAAGGACAGGTACGATCTGCGGATCGACAGCGCGCTGTCGCAAGGCCAGCTGAATCTCGACTTTCTGGTGCGCCGCACACTCGACGATCTCTACTGGCCGATGAGCTATTCGCGCTGGCGCGACGAGCGTTACTGGCCCGCGTTTCGCGATGCCGTGCTGCGCGAGCACACAGATGTCACGGCAAGCGCTCTCGAAGGCGCGCGCGAGTACAACGGGCAGCGTTATCACTACCAGGGCATCGGCCGCTACGAGCCGGACCAGGTGTACGCGCGCGGGATTGGCGATCTGCGCGTCGTCGCCGATCTGCTCGGCGACAGCGGCTTCGTGTTCGGCACGCAGCCGGCGACCATCCATGCCGCGATTTACGGTTTTGTCGCGAACATTTACTTCTACGAGATCGACACGCCGCTGAAAGCGTTCGTGTTGTCGCGGCCCGAGCTGGTCCGTCATTGCCTCGCGGTGCACGGGCGGATCGCGAAGACGGCTTGA
- a CDS encoding HNH endonuclease: MAKREVQSWYRPPLDEVCPLCGRMIPPGQRDEHHLIPKAEGGRETVALHRICHRQLHALFSERELATAYASVDRLLDNEQVKAFVNWVRTKPVGFHERTRSSRRKR; encoded by the coding sequence ATGGCAAAGCGCGAAGTGCAATCGTGGTACCGGCCGCCGCTGGACGAAGTCTGTCCGTTGTGCGGCCGTATGATTCCGCCCGGCCAGCGCGACGAGCATCATCTGATCCCGAAAGCGGAAGGCGGCCGTGAAACGGTCGCGCTGCACCGGATCTGTCATCGGCAGCTGCATGCGCTCTTTTCGGAGCGCGAGCTGGCGACGGCGTATGCATCGGTCGATCGCCTCCTCGACAATGAACAAGTCAAAGCTTTCGTGAACTGGGTACGCACGAAGCCGGTCGGGTTTCATGAACGCACGCGCAGCAGCCGGCGCAAGCGCTGA
- a CDS encoding TerB family tellurite resistance protein — protein MRHYRSDSPEAAARLVAACLLSDGHVGIDELEALDRYGMEERLNISRAQFLAVMQQMCEDLTTTAYLNWGDTCRLDPAVIFGLAQDIKDWRLRREIIALCEEGAQADGHIADAEAMFIRMLHSAWYMPGARTIYESPRTRERLKLAEMAPQ, from the coding sequence ATGCGTCACTATCGAAGCGACAGTCCCGAGGCGGCAGCCCGCCTCGTGGCCGCCTGCCTGCTGTCGGACGGACACGTGGGTATCGACGAACTGGAAGCGCTGGACCGTTACGGCATGGAAGAGCGTCTGAACATCAGCCGCGCGCAATTCCTCGCGGTCATGCAGCAGATGTGCGAAGACCTGACGACAACCGCCTATCTGAACTGGGGCGACACGTGCCGCCTCGACCCTGCCGTGATCTTTGGTCTCGCGCAGGACATCAAGGACTGGCGTCTGCGCCGCGAGATCATCGCGCTGTGCGAGGAAGGCGCGCAGGCCGACGGCCACATCGCCGACGCCGAAGCGATGTTCATCCGGATGCTGCACTCGGCGTGGTACATGCCGGGAGCGCGCACCATCTACGAAAGCCCGCGTACGCGCGAGCGTCTCAAGCTCGCGGAGATGGCGCCACAGTAA
- a CDS encoding DUF4148 domain-containing protein translates to MKTLIQTAAVAMALALPVAAFAQSNAPVTRADVQAQLEQLESAGYNPAADKVHYPAGIEAAQARIDAQHTDGYGGVADGSSQAGAGFHPQYDVGMKSIYVGH, encoded by the coding sequence ATGAAAACGCTGATTCAAACCGCTGCCGTCGCTATGGCACTCGCATTGCCCGTCGCTGCGTTCGCGCAATCGAATGCACCCGTCACGCGTGCCGATGTGCAGGCGCAACTCGAGCAACTTGAAAGCGCGGGCTACAACCCGGCGGCCGACAAGGTGCATTATCCGGCGGGCATCGAAGCCGCCCAGGCGCGCATCGATGCGCAGCACACGGACGGATACGGCGGCGTCGCGGACGGCTCGTCGCAAGCGGGCGCGGGTTTTCATCCGCAATACGACGTCGGGATGAAGTCGATCTATGTCGGACATTGA
- a CDS encoding BPSL1445 family SYLF domain-containing lipoprotein, which produces MHRRRFIAMTTATLATGGLALAGCTTTGPSSDASPEANAGKRQSIDADVNATLTRLFNAIGGSRELADKARGILVFPSVISAGFWFGGQYGQGALRVGGQTSGYYSIAAASFGLQIGAQSKAIIMLFMTDEALSSFTRSQGWSAGVDATVALVKVGANGNVDTSTAMSPVEAFVLTNGGLMAGVSLEGSKISRLII; this is translated from the coding sequence ATGCACCGTCGCCGATTCATCGCGATGACCACGGCCACGCTCGCCACGGGCGGGCTGGCGCTTGCGGGCTGCACGACCACGGGGCCGTCGTCGGATGCGTCGCCCGAAGCGAACGCGGGCAAGCGCCAGTCGATCGACGCCGACGTCAACGCGACGCTCACGCGTCTGTTCAACGCGATCGGCGGCTCGCGCGAACTCGCCGACAAGGCGCGCGGCATTCTGGTGTTTCCTTCCGTGATCTCGGCGGGCTTCTGGTTCGGCGGACAGTACGGGCAGGGCGCGCTGCGCGTCGGCGGGCAAACGTCGGGCTACTACAGCATCGCGGCCGCGTCGTTCGGCTTGCAGATCGGCGCGCAGTCGAAGGCGATCATCATGCTGTTCATGACGGACGAAGCGCTCAGCAGCTTCACGCGCAGCCAGGGTTGGTCGGCGGGCGTCGATGCAACGGTGGCGCTCGTGAAGGTCGGCGCGAACGGCAATGTGGATACGTCCACGGCGATGAGTCCCGTCGAAGCGTTCGTGCTGACGAACGGCGGGCTGATGGCGGGCGTGTCGCTGGAAGGCTCGAAGATTTCCCGTCTGATCATCTGA
- a CDS encoding SLATT domain-containing protein gives MTTVDPHAQARSDGAPEAQREYRPPVNGDELLLKWIRRARESQKSHYDMADLLAARNRWFGIGVTALSAVVGTTVFLSLVVSADSPWGRLLVGLVSIAAAVSAALQTFLRYAERAEAHRAAGARYGAVRRRLEAIYAGDPGARDGRYDGRYDGRYISEVREILDRLAEDSPSVPPRVFRRTQDTLRVAALQGRDGDGWE, from the coding sequence ATGACGACGGTCGATCCGCATGCGCAAGCGCGCTCCGATGGCGCCCCGGAAGCACAGCGCGAATACAGGCCGCCCGTCAACGGGGACGAGCTGCTGTTGAAGTGGATACGCCGCGCGCGCGAGTCGCAGAAGAGCCATTACGACATGGCCGATCTGCTGGCCGCGCGCAACCGGTGGTTCGGCATCGGCGTGACGGCGCTGTCCGCCGTGGTGGGCACGACGGTGTTCCTGTCGCTGGTGGTGTCGGCGGATTCGCCGTGGGGGCGGCTCCTCGTCGGACTGGTGAGCATCGCGGCGGCCGTATCGGCGGCCTTGCAGACGTTTCTTCGCTATGCGGAGCGCGCCGAAGCGCATCGTGCGGCAGGGGCGCGCTATGGCGCCGTGCGGCGCCGGCTGGAAGCGATCTATGCGGGCGACCCGGGTGCGCGCGATGGGCGCTACGATGGACGCTACGATGGACGCTACATCAGCGAAGTCCGCGAGATACTCGACCGTCTCGCCGAAGATTCGCCGAGCGTTCCGCCGCGCGTATTCCGGCGCACGCAGGACACGTTGCGCGTCGCGGCGCTGCAAGGCCGCGACGGCGACGGCTGGGAATGA
- a CDS encoding PTS sugar transporter subunit IIA, whose amino-acid sequence MTKTRAILRAIFGIHPHREPASQRHTPSRSVMMRVTLDAQHVTPLRRALTRDCAGQPWTIRIATLPHTERVQLSLYLPKDAVNGAIQQVTRIAPAAQFGHLFEIPDTPTDGWRDLLRATSWAQAASALRPTKTAVKAGEDEVETLDHLLSADNVLLDADVADRDALFAQLGAFCERRYGVPAGQVMEGLNTREALGSTGLGQGVAVPHSQIAGLYSAVVLYVRPRAPLDFDAPDAKPVSDVIALFVPEGANTMHLNLLADVAQRFCDQHFRERLHACGSADEVCRMFANAAEPSGLPSPMPHAAAARGRASGTQLRA is encoded by the coding sequence ATGACGAAGACCCGAGCGATTCTGCGCGCCATTTTCGGCATCCATCCGCATCGCGAACCGGCCTCGCAACGTCATACGCCGAGCCGCAGCGTGATGATGCGCGTGACGCTCGACGCGCAACACGTCACCCCATTGCGCCGCGCGCTCACCCGCGATTGCGCGGGCCAGCCGTGGACCATCCGCATCGCGACGCTGCCGCATACCGAACGCGTTCAGCTGTCGCTGTATCTGCCGAAAGACGCCGTGAACGGCGCGATCCAGCAGGTGACGCGGATCGCGCCTGCCGCGCAGTTCGGTCATCTGTTCGAGATTCCCGATACGCCGACGGACGGCTGGCGCGATCTGCTGCGCGCCACGTCGTGGGCGCAGGCCGCGAGCGCGCTGCGTCCCACGAAAACGGCCGTCAAGGCCGGCGAGGACGAGGTGGAGACGCTCGATCATCTGCTGAGCGCCGACAACGTGCTGCTCGATGCGGACGTTGCGGACCGCGACGCGCTCTTCGCGCAACTCGGCGCGTTTTGCGAACGCCGCTACGGCGTGCCTGCCGGCCAGGTGATGGAAGGCCTGAACACGCGCGAAGCGCTCGGCTCGACGGGACTGGGACAAGGTGTCGCCGTGCCGCATAGCCAGATTGCAGGCCTCTACAGCGCGGTCGTTCTCTACGTGCGCCCGCGCGCGCCGCTCGATTTCGACGCGCCGGACGCGAAGCCCGTGAGCGACGTCATCGCGCTCTTCGTGCCCGAAGGCGCGAACACGATGCATCTGAATCTGCTCGCCGACGTCGCCCAGCGGTTTTGCGATCAGCATTTCCGCGAACGCCTGCATGCATGCGGCAGTGCAGACGAAGTATGCCGGATGTTCGCCAACGCGGCCGAACCTTCCGGGCTGCCGTCGCCGATGCCGCACGCCGCGGCTGCACGCGGCCGCGCATCCGGCACACAGCTCAGGGCCTGA